In one Nicotiana tomentosiformis chromosome 6, ASM39032v3, whole genome shotgun sequence genomic region, the following are encoded:
- the LOC138894432 gene encoding uncharacterized protein, which yields MPKASQTPSKAKSSTKVEAKPKMLKPKSKKIAKPSREPTPTPTHSPSISSIILASSSPTVHVVPIIPTSAVLPRSKITIHALELPAKNTSKSTKVTHPTSKLDVFVSSIDAAPLDSLPPMSEMPPAETFPVEKGVGDLGKEDEEDDEGEKEEEDVNSHEKHDAQNITNKEEKSENEGVSRDKKESDIEDKTCEQANDSTEEENQSEEEEVS from the exons ATGCCTAAAGCCAGTCAAACACCCTCTAAAGCTAAATCATCAACTAAGGTTGAAGCAAAACCCAAAATGTTGAAGCCCAAATCGAAGAAAATTGCCAAGCCTTCAAGAGAACCCACACCCACACCTACTCATTCTCCTTCTATATCCTCCATTATACTTGCCTCATCCTCCCCTACTGTTCATGTTGTTCCTATCATTCCTACCTCAGCGGTACTCCCTCGTTCAAAAATAACTATTCATGCGCTTGAGCTTCCTGCAAAAAATACCTCTAAGTCAACAAAG GTAACTCATCCTACTTCCAAGTTAGATGTTTTTGTGTCTTCTATAGATGCTGCACCCCTAGATAGTCTCCCACCCATGAGTGAGATGCCACCAGCAGAGACATTCCCTGTAGAAAAAGGTGTAGGGGATCTGGGAAAGGAG GATGAGGAAGATGATGaaggtgaaaaagaagaagaagatgtgaACAGTCATGAGAAACATGATGCTCAAAACATAAccaataaagaagaaaagagtgaGAATGAGGGAGTATCTAGAGATAAGAAGGAGAGTGATATAGAGGATAAGACATGTGAACAAGCTAATGATTCTACAGAAGAAGAAAATCAGAGTGAAGAAGAGGAGGTTTCTTAA